The following proteins are co-located in the Synechococcus sp. PROS-U-1 genome:
- a CDS encoding FkbM family methyltransferase has protein sequence MNILHIGASDGEEINFYDYCGAETLVYVEPDIHALKKLKENIAKYQQAINAGMVIHVLNKACSDRIGEKIVLKANGKGQSSILDIGPRTKSWVGDEFEEYEVETTTINKIMDTNCSSYANDYICIDTQGYEYTIMKDVNKEKFREKFAMVDIEIMTDPYQYNIEEGQHKRLIYLLLNLGYEPVAIPMDKTESYLFLKSDFYQRNKAWMDILIKESAYKCEQELFKEALKKDDVDIGSNYIKTILMTSKGFHPLLKVTGQVHESKLDKFRKVLFEKITNVSNLLI, from the coding sequence ATGAACATACTGCACATTGGAGCCTCAGATGGCGAAGAAATTAATTTTTACGATTATTGTGGTGCTGAAACACTTGTCTATGTAGAGCCTGATATTCATGCATTAAAAAAGTTAAAAGAGAACATAGCAAAATATCAACAAGCAATCAATGCAGGAATGGTTATCCATGTGTTGAACAAAGCGTGCTCTGACAGGATAGGAGAGAAGATAGTACTTAAAGCGAATGGAAAAGGTCAATCATCAATTTTAGATATCGGTCCAAGAACGAAAAGCTGGGTAGGGGACGAATTCGAAGAATATGAAGTCGAGACTACAACCATAAATAAGATTATGGATACAAACTGTAGCTCGTACGCAAACGACTACATCTGCATTGATACGCAGGGTTACGAATACACGATAATGAAAGATGTCAACAAGGAGAAATTTAGAGAAAAGTTTGCGATGGTAGATATAGAAATAATGACCGATCCTTACCAGTACAACATAGAAGAAGGACAACATAAAAGATTGATTTACCTTTTGCTAAATCTGGGGTATGAGCCTGTAGCTATACCAATGGATAAGACCGAAAGCTATCTATTTTTAAAAAGCGACTTTTACCAAAGAAATAAAGCATGGATGGATATCTTGATAAAAGAGAGTGCTTATAAATGTGAACAGGAGCTTTTTAAAGAAGCGCTTAAAAAAGACGATGTAGATATAGGTTCAAATTATATAAAAACGATATTGATGACCTCTAAAGGGTTTCATCCATTATTAAAGGTAACAGGACAAGTACATGAGAGCAAATTGGATAAATTTAGGAAGGTTTTATTCGAGAAAATAACAAATGTATCGAACTTACTCATATGA
- a CDS encoding glycosyl transferase family 90 — translation MTLRFAIQLHDDEPSCPSFLIDAAADQNPNQLPLIPDFYCLGSQGYAALRQRFAELPDWHRRLPIAIWRGASTGAGELRLDTFNSLQRYQLCRHSLEDPGWLDARFSAVVQTATVEANQVIRQHLVELDLLRPRMEPEHMGLHRWLIDIDGNVNSWGLLWKLLSGSCILRVESKRQQWFYRHLKTWHTHVPIAADLNDLPEKLAWCRQHQTDCSAIAQTGQQVAEQVVNDLQNEMERAVEIYSERWL, via the coding sequence GTGACTCTTCGTTTCGCGATTCAGTTGCATGACGATGAGCCCAGCTGCCCCAGCTTTCTGATCGATGCGGCAGCTGATCAGAACCCCAATCAATTACCTCTAATCCCAGACTTCTACTGCCTGGGCAGCCAAGGCTATGCAGCCCTTCGCCAACGATTTGCAGAGCTGCCTGACTGGCATAGGCGATTGCCCATCGCTATCTGGCGAGGGGCTAGCACTGGCGCTGGAGAACTCCGGCTGGACACATTCAACAGCTTGCAGCGCTATCAACTCTGCCGACACTCGCTAGAGGATCCAGGATGGCTGGATGCCCGCTTCAGTGCAGTGGTGCAAACAGCAACAGTCGAGGCCAATCAGGTGATCCGTCAACATCTCGTTGAACTCGACCTGCTGCGTCCCCGCATGGAGCCTGAACACATGGGACTACACCGTTGGCTTATTGATATCGACGGCAACGTGAATTCTTGGGGCCTGCTGTGGAAGTTACTAAGCGGCAGCTGCATCCTACGCGTTGAAAGTAAGCGCCAACAGTGGTTCTACCGGCATCTCAAGACCTGGCACACCCACGTGCCGATCGCAGCAGACCTGAATGACCTGCCTGAAAAACTAGCCTGGTGCCGACAGCATCAGACAGACTGCTCAGCAATCGCTCAAACCGGACAGCAAGTGGCTGAGCAGGTGGTGAACGACCTCCAAAACGAAATGGAGCGTGCCGTGGAGATCTACTCAGAGCGATGGCTTTAA
- a CDS encoding calcium-binding protein, with protein sequence MTSSYNSITGTSTADELTANSATADSITALAGNDTLTGVGGNDIADLGAGNDTIYSAVASDGASILGGTGNDSLAFNTTVSNSTVSGDAGDDTIYVKTEGNSNSLLGGLGTDSIYIADAIDGTTIYGNAGAAESTDGNDTIYISGTASGAYLSGGAGKDTITIGGASTATTVFGGANNDSIFISGAASSSSYVVAGLGADSLAIKGALNSSSVYGNAAATNTADGADTIYVSGTASGFLRLRRCW encoded by the coding sequence ATGACTTCGAGTTACAACTCCATCACTGGAACCAGCACAGCGGATGAGCTAACCGCCAATTCCGCAACGGCTGATTCCATTACCGCTCTGGCTGGTAACGACACCCTGACGGGCGTTGGCGGCAATGACATTGCCGACTTGGGCGCCGGTAATGACACGATCTATTCGGCAGTTGCCTCCGATGGCGCGTCGATCCTGGGCGGCACAGGCAATGATTCGCTCGCCTTCAACACCACCGTCTCCAACTCCACTGTGAGTGGTGATGCAGGTGATGACACGATTTATGTCAAGACCGAAGGCAACAGCAACTCCTTGCTCGGTGGTCTCGGTACTGACTCCATCTACATCGCAGATGCGATCGATGGCACCACCATCTACGGCAACGCCGGAGCCGCTGAATCTACCGATGGCAACGACACCATCTACATCAGCGGAACCGCTTCCGGTGCCTATCTGAGTGGTGGCGCTGGTAAAGACACCATCACCATTGGTGGGGCTTCAACAGCTACCACAGTTTTCGGTGGTGCCAATAACGACAGCATATTCATCAGTGGTGCTGCTTCTAGCAGTTCCTACGTAGTGGCTGGTCTGGGTGCCGACTCTCTTGCCATTAAGGGTGCCCTCAATAGCAGTTCCGTTTACGGCAATGCTGCCGCAACTAACACTGCTGACGGTGCAGACACCATTTATGTCAGCGGCACAGCCTCTGGTTTCTTACGTCTCCGCAGGTGCTGGTAG
- a CDS encoding calcium-binding protein, translating into MKILLAIVHYWDPKGNRRHQSLRPNPAPRCLALQNQLLALRRLGTQQYMLHMADRVICRTNDAYRHKIDIRVITDGEHTVLDRLEPGYDQFTHEVSTTPNSGLMLGFEAQRYLASQLDQGYDFYGYLEDDLVIHDLQFFQKLRWFQSLMGPEDVLLPQRVELSREPHWVDRFFIDGPLDTAELEKLSLRQSETVVLNAPGGEVALEVPQNPHAGCFFLSHDQLQHWVNQPHWMDQDTSFISPLESAATLGLAKTFRLWKPCFSYASWFELQHWGTSFHSLIPRPEDD; encoded by the coding sequence ATGAAAATCCTGCTGGCGATTGTCCATTACTGGGATCCCAAGGGAAACCGCAGACACCAGTCGTTGCGGCCCAATCCTGCCCCCCGGTGTTTGGCGCTACAAAACCAGTTGTTGGCCCTTCGGCGCCTTGGAACGCAGCAATACATGCTGCACATGGCCGATCGCGTGATCTGTCGTACGAACGACGCCTATCGCCACAAGATTGACATCCGTGTGATAACTGATGGTGAGCATACGGTTCTGGATCGCTTGGAGCCTGGCTACGACCAGTTCACGCATGAGGTTTCGACAACTCCCAACAGCGGCCTGATGCTCGGATTCGAAGCTCAGCGTTATCTCGCTTCACAGCTCGATCAGGGGTATGACTTCTATGGCTATCTAGAGGATGATCTGGTGATTCATGACCTCCAGTTCTTCCAGAAACTGAGATGGTTTCAGTCGTTGATGGGGCCAGAAGACGTTCTATTGCCTCAGCGGGTGGAGCTGTCACGGGAGCCGCATTGGGTGGACCGTTTCTTCATCGACGGCCCTCTGGACACTGCAGAGCTTGAGAAACTTTCGTTGCGTCAGTCTGAAACGGTTGTGTTGAACGCTCCAGGCGGCGAAGTTGCCTTGGAGGTACCCCAGAATCCCCATGCTGGTTGTTTTTTTCTCAGTCATGACCAGCTGCAGCATTGGGTAAACCAGCCGCACTGGATGGACCAAGACACCAGCTTCATCTCCCCGCTCGAGAGTGCTGCCACCCTGGGTCTGGCCAAGACGTTTCGCCTTTGGAAACCCTGTTTTTCCTACGCCAGTTGGTTCGAGCTCCAACACTGGGGCACCTCATTTCATTCCCTGATCCCAAGGCCTGAGGACGATTGA
- a CDS encoding glycosyltransferase family 32 protein: MHQTNFLHSIAITNEKAFELGPIIRHHIEIFKAFHPTCKHILWDNEMARRLITERFENRVIRAYEKLIPSAYKADLARLCILYEFGGIYSDLSILYINTMDHLLKGETKTFMFRLDWNPGSVHNAIILTKRKAEIIGELILKVVENVESEYYGETELDPTGPEMISKHLKRRKIKEFGNTKLCLKDIPLQLFYSKNENQEYPIALRYKPTLGAAGLGSLGAKGFEENPYTKAWHNRSVYNEL, translated from the coding sequence ATGCATCAAACCAACTTTTTACATAGCATAGCGATTACAAATGAAAAAGCCTTTGAATTAGGACCAATAATTAGACATCATATAGAAATATTCAAAGCGTTTCATCCAACATGCAAACACATCTTGTGGGATAACGAGATGGCAAGGCGATTAATTACAGAAAGGTTCGAAAATAGAGTAATAAGAGCTTACGAAAAGCTTATACCTAGTGCATATAAGGCTGACCTCGCAAGGTTATGCATATTGTACGAGTTCGGGGGAATATATTCGGACTTGAGTATTTTATATATCAACACAATGGATCACCTATTAAAAGGTGAAACCAAAACCTTCATGTTTCGTTTAGACTGGAATCCAGGCTCGGTACATAACGCAATAATCCTAACCAAAAGAAAGGCAGAAATAATAGGGGAATTAATACTGAAAGTTGTAGAAAATGTTGAGAGCGAATATTACGGAGAAACAGAACTAGATCCGACAGGACCGGAGATGATATCTAAACACCTGAAAAGAAGAAAGATTAAAGAGTTCGGCAATACAAAATTATGTCTGAAAGATATACCTCTTCAATTATTTTACAGCAAGAACGAAAATCAAGAGTACCCAATAGCATTAAGGTACAAGCCAACATTGGGTGCAGCGGGGCTTGGAAGTCTGGGTGCTAAAGGATTTGAAGAGAATCCATACACGAAAGCATGGCATAATAGGAGCGTATACAACGAGTTATGA
- a CDS encoding glycosyltransferase family 9 protein, producing MALTNWTAEQWCNGGAALMRSDLPLARRMLNQSVQLKPETSVAWFNLGLALHQQRRIPAAIRAYRQALSLPNAPVSNVLSNLSQDLLLVGCFNEGWEAYEHRLTDPKYDHSFFKSHLGPAWDGPGDTRPCEHLILIAEQGFGDTLQFMRLALLLQRQGITTSLFCQSALIPLLQKQTDLQNVIDNCPISIFQAGSRWCPLMSLPHRLGINQHSIPYKSGYIEVDAKRQSLWRQRLKRKPGHRLIGLHWQGNAEHEQKIYSIGRSFPFQTLRKLNTLKDTEFIAIQKGEGLKQLNLEEGMHFVEGHEEFCKTMEFEDTAAVLANCDLLISSDSGVVHLAGAMGIPCWVALRWIPEWRWGLSGETSNWYESVRLFRQTNNGEWTNVFDQMIKELKS from the coding sequence ATGGCTTTAACCAATTGGACGGCCGAACAATGGTGCAACGGAGGGGCGGCGCTAATGCGATCAGATCTGCCCCTTGCTCGCCGCATGTTGAACCAAAGCGTGCAGCTGAAGCCGGAGACCTCGGTAGCCTGGTTCAATCTCGGCCTCGCTTTACATCAACAGCGACGCATTCCTGCAGCAATCAGGGCCTATCGGCAAGCACTGAGCCTGCCCAACGCACCAGTAAGCAACGTATTGAGCAACCTCAGTCAAGACCTGCTGTTGGTCGGTTGTTTCAACGAGGGGTGGGAGGCCTATGAACACCGGCTCACAGACCCAAAATACGATCACAGCTTTTTCAAATCGCACTTGGGGCCAGCCTGGGACGGCCCAGGCGACACAAGACCCTGTGAGCATCTGATACTGATTGCAGAGCAAGGGTTTGGCGACACGCTGCAATTCATGAGGCTGGCCCTACTGCTGCAGAGACAGGGAATCACCACCAGCCTGTTCTGCCAATCGGCCTTAATACCACTGCTACAGAAACAAACCGATCTCCAGAACGTCATTGACAACTGTCCAATCTCAATCTTCCAAGCCGGCAGCCGCTGGTGTCCTTTAATGAGCCTTCCGCACCGCCTAGGCATAAACCAACACAGCATCCCTTACAAAAGCGGATACATCGAAGTTGATGCGAAACGACAATCGTTGTGGCGGCAGCGGTTGAAACGAAAGCCAGGCCATCGCCTAATTGGCCTTCACTGGCAGGGCAACGCAGAGCACGAACAAAAGATCTATTCGATAGGGCGGTCATTCCCGTTCCAGACATTGAGAAAACTAAATACGTTGAAAGACACAGAATTCATCGCTATTCAGAAAGGAGAAGGACTAAAACAATTAAACCTTGAGGAGGGAATGCACTTCGTTGAAGGACATGAAGAATTCTGTAAAACGATGGAATTCGAGGACACAGCAGCTGTACTAGCTAATTGCGATCTGTTGATCAGTAGTGACAGTGGCGTTGTACATCTAGCAGGCGCGATGGGCATACCATGCTGGGTAGCTCTCCGCTGGATTCCTGAATGGAGATGGGGGTTGAGCGGAGAAACGAGCAACTGGTATGAAAGCGTTCGACTCTTTAGGCAGACGAACAATGGAGAATGGACAAATGTATTCGATCAAATGATTAAAGAGTTAAAAAGCTAA
- a CDS encoding glycosyltransferase family 4 protein has product MGNLDLLGAELLPSLLSFGVPVVHHVGFVAPPYPVASAPLSPQFRISPASEAVRTSLIQAGFSIPKNRVIYPGARDDLLGPAATGRSLPSPLSGHAKPIGTTSNPLKLCFAGLLMGSKGAHTVIQAMVGLQNQGIHVRATIAGAAFQPEYQTALEDLLERHGMKDQVLFCGNLNRPQLARMYGLHHVGVFASIYPEAFGIVAAEIQASGLALISSGVGGAAEVLDHGQTGLRFQPGNAEDLAQQLAWLAQRPEDLRRIARDGQNSVRQHFSVRASSLELERLLQDRG; this is encoded by the coding sequence GTGGGAAACCTGGACCTCCTGGGCGCAGAACTCCTGCCGTCCCTGCTGAGCTTCGGGGTGCCGGTGGTGCATCACGTGGGATTCGTCGCCCCCCCATATCCGGTGGCATCAGCACCGCTCAGCCCCCAATTCCGCATCTCACCCGCCAGTGAAGCGGTGCGAACCAGCCTGATTCAGGCCGGTTTCTCCATCCCCAAGAACCGGGTGATCTATCCCGGTGCACGCGATGATCTTCTGGGCCCAGCTGCCACAGGACGTTCTCTACCCAGCCCACTCTCAGGGCATGCCAAGCCGATCGGCACAACAAGCAATCCGTTGAAACTCTGTTTTGCCGGCTTGCTGATGGGCAGCAAGGGCGCCCACACCGTGATCCAAGCCATGGTTGGTCTGCAAAACCAAGGCATCCATGTCAGGGCCACAATCGCCGGTGCCGCTTTCCAGCCCGAATACCAAACGGCCCTGGAGGACCTGCTCGAACGGCATGGCATGAAGGATCAGGTGTTGTTCTGCGGAAACCTGAACCGTCCACAGCTTGCCCGGATGTACGGCCTCCATCATGTGGGCGTTTTCGCTTCGATTTACCCTGAAGCCTTCGGCATTGTGGCTGCAGAAATCCAAGCCAGCGGCCTGGCCCTGATCAGCAGTGGCGTCGGCGGCGCCGCCGAAGTTCTCGACCATGGCCAGACCGGACTTCGCTTCCAGCCTGGCAATGCCGAAGACCTGGCCCAACAACTGGCCTGGCTCGCACAGCGGCCGGAAGATCTTCGACGGATTGCCCGGGATGGGCAGAACAGCGTGAGGCAACATTTCAGCGTTCGCGCAAGCAGCCTTGAGCTGGAACGCCTGCTTCAGGACCGGGGCTGA
- a CDS encoding tetratricopeptide repeat protein encodes MDTQQIREKAWALHQKGGLEEAERLYRMLIEECSKKGEIDSRDAINLGGLLRQQGRLKEAEKHYKNTLELIPECIQLRANAINLFIEARKLEEAENLNIAGLKLNPEDRTLLETFGRVSLGKQEYQKAKSTFEKLLKLDKHNINGFLGLGQAMDALGNWEEALEIFQEMKKLHPKDERGTTNQLLMLQRLGRHREAEVIYANLDPNQKASVQIKTALANLLMDKQDNETAERLLSNLCMEDPYNSSHWLNHAATLKALKHNNASCRVIKEGIKREPLNSDLKLALGQSLAEMGRHKAAISCVLEASNNFNSMNATYLTNIQFIGAGYNLIESIERKRIAREWEGKTQREGVGALWGDRIRSNMRKRPLRIGYLSADFTTHPVGRFIYPVLKNHNKNEVTVVGITCGPHEDILTHKIRMECDEWVNINYRTDLEAARILSDKQLDILVELGGYTAHNRLGVLVHKPAPLQFSYLGYYAPTYLKCIDGWIGDKELFGGLNSTDSESHKLLLVKGGYMSFFPEAMPKIAAIREVRQLQFGCFNHARKLTHECIELFCNVMRETHRETKLLLKSISFVEKVEQHRIKKMFAEAGLAEDKLITLPWVEGWDNHMKMYNEIDIALDPIPYGGATTTCEALIMGVPVLSLAGEGMVGRLSTSILINAGLSKWVAKDKIEYINKAKSICNNNHLSKEEREQVRYQLMSSSLGDPKRLARELEKIYDNEQRLRNS; translated from the coding sequence TTGGACACTCAGCAGATTCGCGAGAAGGCATGGGCACTTCATCAAAAGGGCGGCTTAGAGGAAGCTGAGAGATTATACCGAATGCTCATTGAAGAATGCTCAAAAAAAGGGGAAATTGATTCAAGAGACGCCATTAACCTTGGAGGATTATTAAGACAACAAGGAAGGCTTAAAGAAGCCGAAAAGCATTACAAAAATACTCTAGAATTGATTCCGGAATGCATTCAACTGAGAGCCAATGCAATAAATCTATTCATCGAAGCCAGAAAACTTGAGGAAGCAGAGAATTTAAATATTGCAGGTCTTAAATTAAACCCTGAAGACCGCACTCTACTTGAAACATTTGGCCGAGTTTCTTTAGGAAAACAAGAGTATCAGAAGGCAAAAAGTACGTTCGAAAAGCTTTTGAAGTTAGACAAACACAACATCAATGGATTTCTAGGCCTTGGCCAAGCAATGGACGCACTTGGTAATTGGGAAGAGGCATTAGAGATCTTTCAAGAAATGAAAAAATTACATCCAAAGGACGAGAGAGGAACGACAAATCAACTTCTAATGCTTCAAAGACTTGGACGTCATAGAGAAGCAGAAGTAATCTATGCAAATTTAGACCCAAATCAGAAAGCTAGTGTCCAAATTAAAACTGCATTAGCAAATCTATTGATGGATAAACAGGATAACGAAACTGCGGAGAGACTGCTATCAAATTTGTGCATGGAAGATCCTTATAATAGCAGCCACTGGCTTAACCATGCGGCGACGCTAAAAGCTTTAAAGCACAATAATGCAAGCTGTAGGGTTATTAAAGAGGGAATAAAGCGAGAACCATTGAATAGTGATTTAAAGCTAGCCTTAGGACAATCATTGGCGGAAATGGGTCGACACAAAGCAGCAATTAGTTGCGTATTAGAGGCAAGTAATAACTTTAACTCTATGAATGCAACATACTTAACCAATATTCAGTTTATTGGTGCGGGATATAACCTGATTGAGAGTATTGAAAGAAAGAGAATTGCTCGTGAGTGGGAAGGAAAAACTCAGAGAGAAGGTGTTGGAGCACTCTGGGGGGACAGAATCAGATCTAACATGAGAAAAAGACCTTTAAGAATAGGATACTTATCTGCTGATTTCACGACACATCCAGTAGGTCGCTTTATATATCCGGTACTCAAAAATCATAATAAGAATGAAGTGACAGTCGTTGGAATTACATGTGGGCCTCATGAAGACATATTGACTCATAAAATAAGGATGGAGTGCGATGAATGGGTGAACATAAATTATAGGACAGACTTAGAAGCTGCTCGCATACTTTCTGACAAACAGCTAGACATTCTGGTTGAGCTTGGTGGCTATACGGCTCATAATAGACTAGGTGTTTTAGTACACAAACCCGCACCTCTACAGTTCAGTTATCTAGGTTATTATGCTCCAACATATCTAAAATGCATTGATGGATGGATAGGAGATAAAGAATTATTTGGTGGTCTGAACTCAACCGATAGTGAATCGCATAAGCTATTGCTTGTGAAGGGTGGATATATGTCATTTTTCCCGGAGGCTATGCCAAAAATAGCGGCGATCAGAGAAGTGCGTCAATTACAATTTGGCTGCTTCAATCATGCCAGAAAATTAACTCATGAATGCATAGAATTGTTCTGCAACGTGATGAGAGAGACACACAGAGAAACCAAATTGCTACTAAAAAGCATCAGCTTTGTAGAAAAAGTAGAACAACATCGTATAAAAAAAATGTTCGCGGAAGCAGGACTTGCAGAAGATAAACTAATTACTTTGCCTTGGGTTGAAGGATGGGATAACCACATGAAAATGTATAATGAAATTGATATCGCTTTGGACCCAATACCATACGGTGGAGCAACAACAACGTGCGAAGCGTTAATAATGGGAGTACCTGTATTGAGCTTAGCTGGGGAAGGAATGGTTGGCAGGCTAAGCACTAGCATTTTAATTAATGCAGGGCTATCGAAATGGGTAGCAAAAGATAAAATTGAATATATCAACAAAGCCAAATCTATATGTAATAACAACCACCTCAGCAAAGAAGAAAGAGAGCAGGTAAGATATCAATTAATGTCTTCATCCCTAGGAGATCCAAAACGCTTAGCGAGAGAATTAGAAAAAATCTATGATAATGAACAAAGATTACGAAATTCATAG
- a CDS encoding glycosyltransferase translates to MRILFSHINHPAQFRRLIPALVAEGHDLIFLAQSNEWHAPDVTGYRLLPVRSHRDTGGPHVHPFLRRCESAVVLGQATFRAACDLKQQGWYPDVIVNHVGFGNGLYLSDVFPTARRVALFEWYYNADGSDLAFLRPEGVSDDHRLRLRTWNAQILLELADVDIAITPTTWQQEQFPSWIRPRLRVIHEGIDVPRLQALRHQIPKQRPFCLPPGDIEVVTYLSRCFEEYRGFPQAMHSLARLQRERPSVHLLLAGSDEIAYGSPRTDGRSWRQWANDELDLDPARTHWLGILQNEQYEQLLQCSDVHLYLTVPFVLSWSLLEAMAAGCAIVASSTAPVLEVMEHQQSGLLVDFWNEDMQVEAMHRFLNESEVRRHCSAGARIAASKYSAAEGLRQWRAVLCEDTDQTA, encoded by the coding sequence GTGCGGATTCTGTTCAGTCACATCAACCATCCGGCTCAGTTCCGGCGGTTGATCCCTGCATTGGTTGCAGAAGGCCACGATTTGATCTTTCTGGCCCAATCCAACGAGTGGCATGCACCTGACGTAACGGGGTATCGACTTCTACCCGTTCGTTCTCATCGCGATACTGGTGGACCCCACGTTCACCCATTTTTAAGGCGTTGTGAGTCGGCAGTTGTTTTAGGTCAAGCCACCTTTCGCGCTGCATGTGACTTGAAACAGCAAGGTTGGTACCCTGACGTGATCGTCAACCATGTGGGTTTCGGCAATGGCCTTTACCTGTCGGATGTTTTCCCGACGGCTAGGCGTGTCGCCTTGTTCGAGTGGTATTACAACGCTGACGGGAGTGATCTGGCGTTTCTTCGTCCTGAAGGAGTTTCAGACGATCACCGGCTTCGCTTGCGCACTTGGAATGCCCAGATTTTGCTCGAGCTGGCGGATGTCGATATTGCGATCACTCCTACAACCTGGCAACAGGAGCAATTCCCTTCGTGGATCCGGCCTCGTTTACGGGTGATTCACGAAGGTATCGACGTTCCTCGCTTACAGGCCCTTCGCCACCAAATACCAAAGCAGCGTCCCTTCTGCTTGCCACCAGGTGACATCGAAGTGGTCACCTATCTAAGCCGCTGTTTTGAGGAGTATCGCGGCTTCCCTCAGGCCATGCATTCGTTGGCGCGGCTTCAGCGGGAACGTCCCAGTGTTCATTTGCTTCTAGCGGGATCCGATGAGATTGCCTACGGCTCGCCTCGCACCGATGGCCGCAGCTGGCGCCAGTGGGCAAACGACGAACTGGATTTGGATCCCGCCCGAACCCATTGGCTCGGCATCTTGCAGAACGAACAATACGAGCAGCTGCTCCAGTGCAGCGACGTGCATCTTTATCTCACCGTTCCTTTTGTGCTGAGCTGGAGTTTGCTCGAAGCTATGGCAGCTGGCTGCGCCATCGTGGCCAGTAGCACGGCGCCTGTTCTGGAGGTGATGGAGCACCAGCAATCTGGTCTGTTGGTTGACTTTTGGAATGAAGATATGCAGGTGGAGGCCATGCACCGTTTTCTAAATGAATCCGAGGTGCGCAGGCACTGTTCGGCAGGGGCTCGGATTGCGGCTTCAAAGTACAGCGCAGCGGAAGGACTACGTCAATGGCGAGCGGTTCTGTGCGAGGACACCGACCAAACCGCCTGA
- a CDS encoding glycosyltransferase gives MRLLLIHQNFPGQFRQLAPYLQKQGHELVAICSHQRPTGVNCRILRYAEPPRRDDLPQGSSLAHDHLHRAADVARLCAQLDQEGWRPDCIAVHTGWGESLALREVWPEVPQVLWPELWVLPEHGGHGHDPLLPPSDLSKQLDQLARNTFTRAALAQAEAWVMPTRHQAASLPISLQDDRLHVIHEGISTAQACPNPDVNYTVAGHFIDRSVPTVTFVNRNLERLRGFDLFMRALPPVLRTHPRLRVLVVGDNERGYGSGHPSGRPLKDVMLKELQGSMDCSRIHFLGRIPHEHLVGILQASWVHVYLSYPFVMGWSLLEAMACGCAIVASRGMPVEEAITDGVEGLLVPMQDPQLLSQRILSLLADPGLRRGFSERARARALHWDQQRMLPKLEAVLAVTAAGGAQPRS, from the coding sequence ATGCGGCTGCTGCTCATTCATCAGAATTTTCCAGGCCAGTTTCGGCAGTTGGCTCCCTACTTGCAAAAGCAGGGCCATGAATTGGTGGCGATCTGCTCGCACCAGCGCCCGACTGGCGTGAACTGCCGGATCCTTCGCTACGCCGAGCCTCCCCGCCGGGATGATCTCCCGCAGGGTTCATCCTTGGCCCACGATCATCTGCATAGAGCCGCTGATGTGGCCAGGTTGTGCGCCCAGTTGGATCAAGAGGGATGGCGACCCGACTGCATTGCTGTGCACACGGGCTGGGGGGAGTCCCTGGCCTTGCGTGAGGTTTGGCCTGAGGTGCCCCAAGTGCTCTGGCCCGAGCTGTGGGTGTTGCCTGAGCATGGCGGCCACGGCCATGACCCGTTGCTCCCGCCGTCGGACCTGAGCAAGCAGCTTGATCAACTGGCGCGAAACACCTTCACTCGTGCAGCCCTGGCTCAGGCTGAGGCTTGGGTGATGCCGACGCGGCACCAGGCCGCCAGCCTGCCGATTTCACTGCAGGATGATCGGTTGCATGTGATTCATGAGGGCATCTCCACGGCGCAGGCCTGTCCTAATCCGGATGTGAATTACACCGTTGCGGGTCATTTTATTGATCGTTCCGTTCCAACGGTCACGTTTGTGAATCGCAACCTGGAGCGCTTGCGGGGATTTGACCTGTTCATGCGTGCCTTGCCGCCTGTGCTGCGGACCCATCCGCGGTTGCGCGTGCTTGTGGTGGGGGACAACGAACGGGGCTATGGCAGTGGCCATCCCAGTGGACGCCCCCTCAAGGATGTGATGCTGAAGGAATTGCAGGGGAGCATGGATTGCAGCCGCATCCATTTCCTTGGCCGCATTCCTCACGAACACCTGGTTGGAATCCTCCAGGCCAGCTGGGTGCATGTTTATCTGAGCTATCCCTTCGTGATGGGGTGGAGCCTGCTCGAGGCCATGGCCTGCGGTTGTGCCATCGTCGCCAGCCGCGGCATGCCGGTTGAGGAAGCGATCACGGATGGTGTGGAGGGCCTGCTGGTTCCGATGCAGGACCCGCAGCTATTGTCGCAACGGATTCTCTCGCTGCTGGCTGATCCAGGCTTGCGCCGAGGATTCAGTGAACGGGCCCGTGCTCGAGCACTTCATTGGGATCAGCAGAGGATGCTGCCGAAGTTGGAAGCCGTCCTGGCTGTTACCGCTGCCGGCGGGGCTCAGCCCCGGTCCTGA